The genomic region CCATCCCCTCCCTCTCCTCATGGCCGGTTGCCTGGTCCTGCAACAGCGACGCGATCTCGCGGGCGAGCATCCGCGCGATCGGGCCGTCCCAGTAGGGCTCGAGCCAGGCCCATTGCCCCTCGCTGTTGCATTCGAGAAACCATGCGCGTCCCTGTCTGTCGACTGCGATATCGAACACGCCGCTGTGAAGACCGGCAAGCCGGAGATATGCACATGCGGTGGACCGCAGATCGGCCGAAAGCGCCATCTTCCGGAAGATCGGCTCCATCTGCCCCCGGCGCCAGTCCAGCCTTCCGAGCCGGCTTCTCTGCGATTCGATGCGGTAGCCGATGGCGGAATTTCCGCATGCTACGAGACGGATCTCGTAATCCTTATCAATCTCACGCTGGTATATGGATGGTGCTGCCGCAAGGCTTTTGCCCGGCGTGTCGCGAATTTCCGGATGGGACACGCGGTTCGTCATCAGAACGATCATGGAGGCCGAGCCATCCATCGCCGGTGGAACGAAATTCGTATGCAGAGGCTTGATGATCGTCGGCCCCCTTCTTGACGAATCCGCTGATCGTCCGTTTGTCGGAAGATATCAGTGTTTCCGGCACCAGAAACCCGGCTTTTTCCGCCGTCGCAAGCTGCAGCAATTTGAAGCGCTGCAGATGGGTGCTTATGATATCGTTGAAATGGATCAGATTGAAGGTGGTGATGACACCGAAAATGAATGCGCCATTCTCCCGCGTGGAAAATAATCTGACCTGATCCTCATAGGTTTCAATTGTGTCCACAAAACGTTTGTTGCGGAACCAAATGGCCTTGACGTCCTTTCCCAGTTCGATCCGCCGGACAGGAAACTTTGGTTCGTCATTCTTCCAGACGATCTCCCGGCCCCAGATGACAGGTCGGGAGATCTCGCCCGTTCGATACCGGCAGGCCGTTCGAACGTTCCCCCACGGATCGTAGATGAAGCTGCGGATTCCCTCTTTTTCAAGGGAATGGGCAACAAGGCGGATATGGGCGTCAGTGATGGCGCCGTATATGAGCAATCCAGCCAAGAACGAACCCTGGGTATTTGCACAATACGTGACGAAGAGAGGCAGGCGTAGTTGACATGACGCCTGCCCCTCGACTCTCAATCAGTTGAAGTCGACGCTAGGGTCATCCGCGAAGCATTTCCGTCGAACCGGCCAGACATCTACAGAATTTATATAACAAGTGGTCGTGTTCTGATTGCCGATTCCCGTGGGCGGTGTTCTGGGCGGCCGGCCGCCGCCTATTGCATCGCATTCCTGCTCGGTCAGCTCTCTGGCGATTTTCTCCTGGTCCGCCCGAAGGGCAAAAACATCCTCACGTTTAGAAAAGATGAATGGACGGTGCGCAGCGCCCTGCATTTCGTTTGCCATGTTCCGGCCCTCCCGTCGGTACCTGCCGCCCACTTGCATGAAATCTCATAGCAAAAAAGGGGGGGTGTCATGTCAATCCCTCGCGCAAATTCTGGTATATCAGCCGAGGATGGGCAAGGCGAGGGTGGCCGGTGAGGCACTTCTGGCCGGATCTGGCCGATCGAGCTCGCCGCGAACGAGGATGGTTCCTGGGCCGCACGGGAATGAGTGCACACGACACAGAAGGAGGGGACTTGCAAAGAAGGCAGCTTGCGGATGGTATCCATCGTCATCCTCGCAAGCAGGGTGATTCCTGCGGCAGCAGCTGGGAGCGATATAACGAAGGCTGGGGTCCCGCGGCGCGCGCGCTGCCGCTAAGCAGGAGGTGACGAGGGGAGCGGCCGCCTCCGCCGCGGCCGCTCCGGGTCAAGGGGAGGACGGCAGGATGCGCGCATTCCGGATGATGCTGGCGGCCGGGCTGGTGGTGGCGGCGGGCGCGATGGGCGCATGGCCCGCAGCCGCGGCGGAAAAGGACGGCAAGGCGGCCGCCGCCGCGCCCGAGGCGGCCCCGCGCGTCTGGCGCAAGGAGGAGACGATCGCGCTCGCCGGGCAAAAGATCGCCTACGAGGCGCGCGCGGCGACCCTCATTCTCAAGGACGACAAGGGCCGCCCGGAAGCCGAGATCTTCCACATCGCCTATCTGAAGAAGGGTGCGGATCCCGAGCGCCGGCCCATCACCTTCCTGTGGAACGGCGGGCCGGGCTCGGCGTCGCTGTGGCTGCACATGGGCGCCTTCGGGCCGAAGCGGGTGGTCGCACCCGCGGACGCGCGCGACGACGGCGGCCCGCCCTATCCCATCGTCGACAATCCGGCCTCGCTGCTCGATGTCACCGACCTCGTCTTCGTCGATCCCGTCGGCACCGGGTTTTCACGCGCGCTCGGCGAGCGCAAGAACGAGGACTTCTACGGCATCGAAAAGGATGCCGAGGCGATGGCCCGCTTCATCCGCCGCTTCCTGTCGGAGAACGGGCGGTGGAACAGCCCGAAGTTCATCGGCGGCGAATCCTACGGCACCACGCGCACCGCCGCGGTGGTCCGCGCGCTCGAAGGCGGCGTGAATGACGTCGCACTCAACGGTCTCGTCCTGATCTCCACCATCCTCGACTTTTCGGCGCGCGCGGAGGTGCCGGGCAACGAGATGGCCTACGTCGTCCTGCTGCCGACGATGGCGGCCACGGCCTGGTACCACGGCAAGGTGAACCCGCGCCCGCCGCTTGAGGAGTTCCTCGCCGAGGCGCGGGCGTTCGCCGCCGGCTCCTATCTTCAGGCGCTGATGAAGGGTGCGGCGCTGACCGATCCCGAGCGTGCCGAGATCCGGCGCCGGCTGGCGCATTTCACCGGGCTGTCGGAGGAGTATCTCGATCGCGCGCATCTCAGGGTCGGCCTCTTCCGCTACATGAAGGAGCTGCTGCGCGATCGCGGGCTCGTCGTCGGCCGGCTGGATTCCCGCTATACCGGCCGCGACGCGGACGATGCGGGCGAGCGCCCGGAGATGGATCCCAGTTTCTACGGCATCGACGGGATCTACACCGCCGCCATCAACCGCTACCTGCGCCAGGATCTCGGGGTCGATGTCGACCGCGAGTATCTCACGATCAGCGGGCTGGGTGCCAGGTGGGACTGGACGATCTCCGACGGGCGCCGGCCCTTCTATCTCAACCTCGCGCCCTTCATCGGCCAGGCGCTGCGCCAGAACCGGGATCTCGGCGTCTTCGTCGCGGCCGGCTGGTACGATTTCGCGACCCCCTTCTTCGGGGCGGAGCTCGCGCTCTCGCGGCCCGGCATCCCGCAGGACCGGATCGCCTTCCACTACTATCCGGCGGGACACATGATGTATGTGGAAGAAGAATCGCTGAAGCGCCTGGCGGAGGATCTGCGCGCCTTCATCCGCGCCCGCACGCACCCGCCGCGGCCCTGACCGCCCGTGGCGCCGGCGCGCCGGGGCGCGGCCGGCTGTTCAGTCCTCCACGATCTCGCGCGCGCCGGGCGCGGTCTCCATCAGCACGGCGAGCCGGCGGCGGTATTCCGCCTCGTCGATCTCCCCGCGTGCGAAACGTTCTCTGAGCGCGAGGATGGCCGGGTCGACGGGGCCTTCCTCCCACTCGGGAGCGATATCGTCCGATCCGCCGGTCGCCGGGCGGGTCAGCCAGTGGGCGAAGCCGGCCACCAGCGCGAGCGCGAGGAAGAACAGCAGGAACAGCATCACGGGGCCGATCCACACCCCGTGGCGCGCGCCGCCGTCAGCGGTCAGATCCACCACCGCGACGACGCCGAAGACCGGCAGGAACACGAAGCCCACCGGCCAGAGCCGGAATCGCCAGCCGCCCTTGCCGCGCATCTGATGCCCTTCCATCCGGCTGCCTCGCGACGGGAACGCCGCGGACGGCGGAATCGTTCCATGATCCGGCGGCCGCCGGCGGTTCACGCCGGGTTAAGCCGCCGGCGCGCAGATTGCGTGCCGTCGCATCGGCCCGCAGGGGCGGATGCGGCGGCAAGGGTCGGGCTCATGCGCAGCTGTTGCGGAGGAGTGCGGCCATGACGATGAGGTTTTTCCCGAAGGCGATCGGATTTCTTGCGGCCACGGCGCTGACGGCGGCCGGCCTTTACGGCCGAGATGCCGCCGCGCAAGAAACGCCCCGGCTGCCGGATGAGGGACTGTTTGGGCCCCGCGCTCGCGCTGAGGCCACGCCCGCGGCGGCGCAGTCCGCCGACGCACGGGCCCAGAGCGGAGCCGCCCGCCCCCGGCTCGAGCGCGACGAGCTGCCGCGCAACTGGTATGCGGGGCTGTCGTTCCTCGGAAACTTCGTGCCGGACCAGCCGAGCACGATGAACGACACCTCGATCTTTCCGTCCGCGGGGCGGGCCGACTTCGATGCCGGCACCGGGATCTCCGGCACG from Rhodothalassiaceae bacterium harbors:
- a CDS encoding hypothetical protein (possible pseudo, frameshifted) is translated as MIVLMTNRVSHPEIRDTPGKSLAAAPSIYQREIDKDYEIRLVACGNSAIGYRIESQRSRLGRLDWRRGQMEPIFRKMALSADLRSTACAYLRLAGLHSGVFDIAVDRQGRAWFLECNSEGQWAWLEPYWDGPIARMLAREIASLLQDQATGHEEREGMDHARYNDGENDHAERCEESPDAKASRV
- a CDS encoding peptidase S10: MRAFRMMLAAGLVVAAGAMGAWPAAAAEKDGKAAAAAPEAAPRVWRKEETIALAGQKIAYEARAATLILKDDKGRPEAEIFHIAYLKKGADPERRPITFLWNGGPGSASLWLHMGAFGPKRVVAPADARDDGGPPYPIVDNPASLLDVTDLVFVDPVGTGFSRALGERKNEDFYGIEKDAEAMARFIRRFLSENGRWNSPKFIGGESYGTTRTAAVVRALEGGVNDVALNGLVLISTILDFSARAEVPGNEMAYVVLLPTMAATAWYHGKVNPRPPLEEFLAEARAFAAGSYLQALMKGAALTDPERAEIRRRLAHFTGLSEEYLDRAHLRVGLFRYMKELLRDRGLVVGRLDSRYTGRDADDAGERPEMDPSFYGIDGIYTAAINRYLRQDLGVDVDREYLTISGLGARWDWTISDGRRPFYLNLAPFIGQALRQNRDLGVFVAAGWYDFATPFFGAELALSRPGIPQDRIAFHYYPAGHMMYVEEESLKRLAEDLRAFIRARTHPPRP